A genomic stretch from Puntigrus tetrazona isolate hp1 chromosome 6, ASM1883169v1, whole genome shotgun sequence includes:
- the LOC122346646 gene encoding immunoglobulin-like and fibronectin type III domain-containing protein 1 gives MPKPAEGTGVAIRKRSKVPGVMITQYVEELPPGSTTPDFIRKPIALTIQEGRLAFFKAVVSGNPVPEVSWARNKGDISNSTKYVSRFDEKNEEYILEIPKVDSDQADTYKCFAINPFGKAVCTAALNVIEVGFKKRAPAPKSNPDEFRKMLKKTVVKRKEKQCKEGEIDPRFWEVLLSAPRKYYEGICHEFGVTDFRWMLRKLNQKKKEREAEQSKYVEKIDSLKQIEVKTDGTAEFELDIKLKDPNSKILLFKDGEMLDYGDGTDESTKHNMQKFGETYLFSIRDVGPEDAGLYQVDVEEVNMFSTSLVLPDVEFNTTLKDTKMIEGQDAVFECALSDPLPQITWCANDISIEHGEKYDITVSEDKQVHKLAVKNCTKEDKGVYTAIAGLRSSQGSLVVEDHGVHFLNGLSDTVANVGESAELSCKLSSEDSKGLWYKDGKKLESKNGITIVKDGTHHKLIIYDCQERDTGKYKFEAEGRKSEAALNVKDPPKINADALSKFSEPVIVKAGENASFKLPFSGKEPIKIQWFKEDEELLEGHGVRIEKSSAHSRLLLTKCQRKDSGEIKIKIKNEFATVEATSKLTVLDRPTPPQGPIEIAESSLSAIEFKWRPPKDDGGCPVINYDLERQQLGRNTWTKLGDIPGQPTYRDTNTDRGRKYCYRIRAKNLEGFSEVLTTNDISAGTLAFPGSPAPPKIVSVFKDCINLTWLSPSNTGGGSIIGYNVEKRKKGSNFWTQANPKDDPIIDKKYAVKDVIEGVEYEFRVSAINTCGPGEPSGPSEYAITRDPKKPPGQVKDLKITGSSYTSLSLSWTKPKEVKGEEDEAKGYFVEIRPTDQLEWNRCNTNAVIQTSFTAMGLKSMAMYWVRVIAVNEGGEGLSQNIDKYIIAMPPPVKPKLTNKKIKSFMVVKAGNTVRVSISFEASPLPDITWLKDCAPVAKHVTVTNFEKGSQLFIYASEMSDTGIYTVSVKNMVGQDTFTIEIRVTDDPKPPGPVELEQNVQGTVTLSWTPSPDEKRDDHLHYMVMKRDSVKQTWRTVVDNLFNNKFTVINILPGREYNFRVFAKNDIGLSEPSVSPVWGSTKKREKITYRVPESKTLDFQAAPRFIVPLKLHAAPPGYECYMSCAVTGNPTPHITWYHNNVSLNTNPNYYITNVCGVCSLLILRVGPRDTGEYQVLAESPLGHDECSTKLTVKE, from the exons ATGCCGAAGCCAGCAGAAGGAACAGGCG TGGCAATTAGGAAGAGATCCAAAGTGCCTGGTGTTATGATCACGCAGTATGTTGAAGAACTGCCACCTGGATCTACTACTCCTGATTTCATCCGAAAACCCATTGCCTTGACTATACAGGAAG GTAGACTGGCCTTTTTCAAAGCTGTTGTGAGTGGAAATCCAGTACCAGAGGTTTCATGGGCACGCAACAAGGGAGATATCTCTaattcaacaaaatatgtttcaCGATTTGATGAGAAGAATGAAGAATATATTCTAGAG ATACCAAAGGTAGATTCGGATCAAGCAGacacatacaaatgttttgCTATAAATCCATTTGGAAAGGCTGTTTGTACCGCTGCACTGAATGTCATTGAGG ttGGATTCAAGAAAAGAGCAccag CCCCCAAAAGTAACCCTGATGAGTTCAGAAAAATGCTGAAGAAAAC GGttgtgaagagaaaagaaaaacaatgcaaagaAGGAGAAATTGATCCGAGGTTCTGGGAGGTGTTACTGAGTGCACCCAGGAAATATTATGAAGGGATTTGTCATGAATTTGGAGTAACCGACTTCAGGTGGATGCTGAGAAAGCTTAAccagaagaaaaaggaaagagaagcAGAACAGTCCAag TATGTTGAGAAAATCGATAGCTTGAAACAGATCGAGGTTAAAACGGACGGCACAGCGGAATTTGAGCTTGATATAAAGCTAAAGGATCCTAACAGCAAGATCCTTCTCTTCAAA GATGGGGAAATGCTGGACTATGGAGATGGAACTGATGAATCCACAAAACATAATATGCAGAAATTTGGTGAAACATACTTGTTCAGCATTAGGGATGTTGGCCCAGAAGATGCTGGGTTATATCAAGTGGATGTAGAGGAGGTGAACATGTTCTCAACTTCCCTAGTGT TGCCTGATGTGGAGTTTAATACTACACTGAAAGACACTAAAATGATTGAGGGGCAGGATGCGGTGTTTGAATGTGCCTTATCAGACCCTTTACCCCAAATCACCTGGTGTGCCAATGACATCTCTATTGAGCATGGGGAAAAATATGACATCACTGTGTCAGAAGACAAGCAAGTCCACAAACTAGCAGTGAAAAACTGTACAAAAGAGGACAAGGGTGTCTACACTGCTATTGCTGGGCTCAGGTCAAGCCAGGGCAGTCTGGTTGTggaag ACCATGGAGTCCACTTCCTGAACGGGTTGTCAGATACTGTAGCCAATGTTGGAGAATCAGCAGAGTTGTCCTGCAAACTTAGCAGTGAAGATAGCAAAGGATTATGGTACAAAGATGGAAAAAAG ttGGAGTCTAAGAATGGCATAACAATTGTCAAAGATgggactcaccacaaactaatCATCTATGACTGCCAAGAAAGAGACACTGGAAAATATAAGTTTGAGGCAGAAGGACGTAAATCAGAGGCtgcattaaatgttaaag ATCcaccaaaaataaatgcagacgcCTTGAGTAAATTCTCAGAGCCTGTTATTGTCAAAGCTGGAGAAAACGCTTCCTTCAAACTACCATTTTCAGGCAAAGAACCTATTAAGATTCAGTGGTTTAAAGAGGATGAAGAGTTGCTGGAGGGTCACGGTGTCAGGATAGAAAAGTCTTCAGCCCATAGCCGTCTACTTCTTACTAAATGTCAGCGCAAAGACAGTGGAGAgataaaaatcaaaatcaagaATGAATTTGCCACTGTGGAGGCCACTTCAAAACTTACAGTACTTG acagGCCAACTCCACCACAAGGACCTATAGAAATTGCAGAAAGCTCATTGTCTGCCATTGAGTTTAAATGGAGACCCCCAAAGGATGACGGTGGCTGTCCAGTGATTAATTACGACCTGGAGCGACAGCAGCTGGGACGGAACACCTGGACAAAACTTGGAGACATTCCTGGACAGCCTACctacagagacacaaacacagatcgTGGCCGAAAGTACTGCTACAGAATTCGGGCAAAAAACTTGGAGGGCTTCAGTGAAGTCTTGACAACTAACGATATTTCTGCTGGAACTTTGG CGTTCCCTGGCTCTCCTGCTCCTCCTAAAATAGTCAGTGTCTTTAAAGACTGTATTAACTTGACCTGGCTTTCTCCCTCCAACACCGGAGGGGGCAGTATCATTGGATATAATGTGGAAAAACGCAAAAAAGGTAGCAATTTTTGGACTCAAGCAAACCCAAAAGATGATCCAATCATAg ataaaaaatatgcagtaaaaGATGTAATTGAAGGTGTGGAGTATGAGTTCAGAGTGAGCGCTATCAACACATGTGGGCCTGGAGAACCAAGTGGGCCATCTGAATATGCAATTACAAGAGATCCTAAAA AACCTCCCGGTCAGGTCAAAGACCTCAAAATAACTGGATCGAGCTACACCAGTCTTTCTCTTTCCTGGACTAAACCTAAAGAAGTGAAAGGTGAGGAAGATGAAGCAAAAGGCTATTTTGTGGAAATCAGACCCACAGACCAACTTGAGTGGAACCGCTGCAACACAAACGCAGTGATTCAGACTTCCTTCACTGCTATGGGATTGAAGTCAATGGCCATGTATTGGGTCAGAGTGATCGCCGTCAATGAAGGAGGAGAGGGGCTTTCGCAGAACATTGACAAATACATCATCGCCATGCCTCCTCCAG TGAAGCCAAAGCtcactaacaaaaaaattaaaagtttcatGGTTGTTAAAGCTGGAAACACTGTTCGTGTCAGCATCAGTTTCGAG GCCTCTCCTTTACCAGACATAACATGGCTAAAGGACTGTGCTCCTGTAGCCAAACATGTCACAGTCACAAATTTTGAAAAAGGTTCTCAACTATTTATTTACGCATCAGAGATGTCTGACACCGGCATTTATACTGTCAGTGTGAAGAATATGGTGGGCCAGGACACATTCACTATTGAAATAAGAGTCACTG atGATCCCAAGCCTCCAGGTCCCGTAGAACTGGAACAAAATGTCCAAGGCACTGTGACTCTGTCATGGACTCCTTCTCCCGATGAGAAACGAGATGACCATCTGCATTACATGGTGATGAAGCGGGACTCTGTCAAACAAACATGGCGTACAGTGGTCGACAACTTGTTTAACAACAAATTCACAGTTATTAACATCTTACCTGGAAGAGAGTATAATTTCAGAGTGTTTGCCAAGAATGACATAGGCCTCTCAGAGCCCTCAGTGTCTCCGGTTTGGGGAAGCACCAAAAAAAGAG